From a single Hypomesus transpacificus isolate Combined female chromosome 14, fHypTra1, whole genome shotgun sequence genomic region:
- the gal gene encoding galanin peptides, protein MQKCKGLLCAALIFCAALSETIGLVIAAKEKRGWTLNSAGYLLGPHGIDSHRTLSDRHGLAGKRDMPVDEDFKTGALRLADEDVIHTIIDFLSYLKLKELGALDTLPSSLASEEMP, encoded by the exons ATGCAGAAGTGTAAGGGGCTATTGTGCGCGGCGCTCATCTTTTGCGCCGCTCTATCAGAGACTATTGGATTAGTCATTGCG GCTAAAGAGAAGCGAGGCTGGACTCTTAACAGCGCTGGCTACCTCCTCGGTCCCC ATGGCATAGACAGCCACAGGACCCTTAGTGACCGCCATGGCCTGGCAGGGAAGAGAGACATGCCTGTAGATGAGGACTTCAAAACAG GTGCCTTAAGACTAGCAGACGAGGATGTAATACACACCATCATTGACTTCTTATCATACCTGAAACTTAAAG AACTCGGTGCCCTGGACACCCTGCCTTCCTCTCTTGCCTCAGAGGAGATGCCGTAG
- the mpi gene encoding mannose-6-phosphate isomerase isoform X1, whose protein sequence is MEEVRVFPLSCVIQKYAWGKIGLDSEVAKLVVSGDPSAVIEDGEPYAELWMGAHPKGDALITDNRIPQRTLSQWIADYPGTLGSKVKDTFQGQLPFLFKVLSVNTALSIQAHPNRELAARLHSQFPEHYPDKNHKPEMAIALTRFEGLCGFRPVEEITSFLTSVPEFHALVGNEAAEELLSSMGDAVCSSLALKKCFTRMMNCEKKVFVDQLNMLVKRVTEEGAAGRDSGSNGELLLRLHSQYPGDIGCFSIYFLNRVVLEPGEAMFLGASEPHAYLSGDCIECMACSDNTVRAGLTPKYMDVNTLCEMLNYSPAPASAKIFPSVPDPSDPNILLYDPPVPDFTVMRIQVPPSVKRYSVAPLDSAGLLLVVEGEATATAALADITLTRGTVIFISANESVSLHITSQFGMTMFRACCLL, encoded by the exons ATGGAGGAAGTAAGAG TCTTTCCACTATCCTGTGTGATTCAGAAGTATGCGTGGGGCAAGATTGGCCTGGACAGTGAAGTTGCCAAACTAGTTGTGAGTGGGGATCCATCAGCTGTTATAGAAGATGGCGAACCCTACGCAGAG TTGTGGATGGGAGCCCACCCAAAAGGAGACGCTCTCATCACAGACAACAGGATACCCCAGAGGACCCTGAGCCAGTGGATAGCCGACTACCCCGGAACCCTGGGATCAAAAGTCAAAGACACCTTCCAGGGCCAGCTGCCTTTCCTGTTTAAGGTCCTGTCGGTCAACACAGCCCTGTCCATACAGGCCCACCCCAACAGA GAGCTGGCTGCAAGGCTGCATTCTCAGTTTCCAGAGCACTACCCAGACAAGAACCACAAGCCAGAGATGGCCATTGCCCTCACTCGCTTCGAGGGCCTGTGTGGCTTCAGGCCTGTGGAGGAGATAACCAGCTTCCTGACAT CTGTGCCAGAGTTCCATGCTTTGGTGGGGAATGAGGCAGCTGAAGAGTTGCTAAGCAGCATGGGAGATGCAGTATGCAGCTCTCTGGCCTTGAAGAAGTGCTTCACCAGGATGATGAACTGTGAAAAGAAGGTGTTTGTAGACCAGCTCAACATGCTCGTCAAGAGAGTCACTGAGGAAG GAGCGGCCGGCAGGGACTCGGGCAGTAATGGGGAGCTGCTGCTGCGGCTGCACTCCCAGTACCCCGGAGACATCGGCTGCTTCTCCATCTACTTCCTGAACCGCGTGGTCCTAGAGCCGGGGGAGGCCATGTTCCTGGGAGCCAGCGAGCCTCACGCATACCTGTCTGGAG ACTGTATCGAGTGCATGGCGTGTTCTGACAACACGGTGCGCGCCGGACTGACGCCCAAGTACATGGACGTCAACACGCTGTGTGAGATGCTGAACTACAGCCCCGCCCCAGCGAGCGCCAAGATCTTCCCCTCTGTACCCGACCCCTCTGACCCCAACATCCTCCTCTATGACCCCCCCGTCCCTGACTTCACCGTCATGAGGATACAG GTGCCCCCGTCTGTGAAGAGGTACAGTGTGGCTCCGCTGGACTCTGCAGGCCTCCTCCTGGTGGTTGAGGGGGAGGCTACAGCCACTGCAGCGCTCGCTGACATCACCCTGACCAGGGGCACAGTCATCTTCATCTCAGCCAATGAGAGCGTCTCCCTGCACATCACCTCCCAGTTTGGAATGACCATGTTCCGGGCCTGCTGTCTCCTGTAG
- the zgc:110339 gene encoding C-factor, with amino-acid sequence MSFHFSKCHSVLITGAGRGLGLAIAKELANSNQRPKTIIATARNPVASKDLQDLSKSFPGVYVVTLDVASQHSIDAALQEVKSIVGEDGLNCLINNAAINISTDLNTVTPEAMMRTFESNTIAPLFVTKAFLPLLHTAAARETGLGIHRAAVINMSSILGSISCNWGSAAAFKSYAYRTSKAALNMVTRCLATDLESEGILCVALHPGWVRTDMGGPQADLSVEESIPSLLAVVASLTEQDHGGFKDHSGKTLPW; translated from the exons ATGAGTTTTCATTTCAGCAAATGTCATTCCGTCTTGATCACCGGAGCTGGCAGAGGTCTCGGTCTGGCGATAGCAAAAGAGTTAGCGAATAGCAACCAACGACCAAAAACAATTATTGCGACTGCTCGTAATCCAGTTGCTTCAAAG GACCTACAAGACCTTTCTAAGTCATTCCCTGGGGTTTACGTTGTGACACTCG ACGTGGCCAGTCAGCACAGTATAGACGCGGCactacaggaagtgaagtccaTAGTGGGAGAAGATGGGCTAAACTGTCTCATCAATAACGCAGCAATCAACATCTCCACTGATTTGAACACTGTCACACCTGAGGCCATGATGAGGACATTTGAGAGCAACACTATTGCTCCTTTGTTTGTCACCAAG GCGTTCCTGCCGCTCCTCCACACAGCTGCTGCCAGGGAGACGGGGCTGGGGATCCACAGAGCTGCCGTCATCAACATGTCATCCATCCTGGGCTCCATCAGCTGTAACTGGGGCTCTGCGGCTGCCTTCAAGAGCTATGCCTACAGGACCTCCAAG GCTGCTTTGAACATGGTGACAAGGTGCCTGGCTACTGACCTGGAATCAGAGGGGATCCTGTGTGTGGCGCTGCACCCTGGCTGGGTCCGCACGGACATGGGGGGGCCTCAG gcGGATCTCTCTGTTGAGGAGAGCATCCCCTCGCTGCTGGCTGTGGTGGCTAGCTTGACCGAGCAGGATCATGGAGGCTTTAAGGACCACTCTGGAAAGACCCTGCCGTGGTGA
- the mpi gene encoding mannose-6-phosphate isomerase isoform X2: MGAHPKGDALITDNRIPQRTLSQWIADYPGTLGSKVKDTFQGQLPFLFKVLSVNTALSIQAHPNRELAARLHSQFPEHYPDKNHKPEMAIALTRFEGLCGFRPVEEITSFLTSVPEFHALVGNEAAEELLSSMGDAVCSSLALKKCFTRMMNCEKKVFVDQLNMLVKRVTEEGAAGRDSGSNGELLLRLHSQYPGDIGCFSIYFLNRVVLEPGEAMFLGASEPHAYLSGDCIECMACSDNTVRAGLTPKYMDVNTLCEMLNYSPAPASAKIFPSVPDPSDPNILLYDPPVPDFTVMRIQVPPSVKRYSVAPLDSAGLLLVVEGEATATAALADITLTRGTVIFISANESVSLHITSQFGMTMFRACCLL, from the exons ATGGGAGCCCACCCAAAAGGAGACGCTCTCATCACAGACAACAGGATACCCCAGAGGACCCTGAGCCAGTGGATAGCCGACTACCCCGGAACCCTGGGATCAAAAGTCAAAGACACCTTCCAGGGCCAGCTGCCTTTCCTGTTTAAGGTCCTGTCGGTCAACACAGCCCTGTCCATACAGGCCCACCCCAACAGA GAGCTGGCTGCAAGGCTGCATTCTCAGTTTCCAGAGCACTACCCAGACAAGAACCACAAGCCAGAGATGGCCATTGCCCTCACTCGCTTCGAGGGCCTGTGTGGCTTCAGGCCTGTGGAGGAGATAACCAGCTTCCTGACAT CTGTGCCAGAGTTCCATGCTTTGGTGGGGAATGAGGCAGCTGAAGAGTTGCTAAGCAGCATGGGAGATGCAGTATGCAGCTCTCTGGCCTTGAAGAAGTGCTTCACCAGGATGATGAACTGTGAAAAGAAGGTGTTTGTAGACCAGCTCAACATGCTCGTCAAGAGAGTCACTGAGGAAG GAGCGGCCGGCAGGGACTCGGGCAGTAATGGGGAGCTGCTGCTGCGGCTGCACTCCCAGTACCCCGGAGACATCGGCTGCTTCTCCATCTACTTCCTGAACCGCGTGGTCCTAGAGCCGGGGGAGGCCATGTTCCTGGGAGCCAGCGAGCCTCACGCATACCTGTCTGGAG ACTGTATCGAGTGCATGGCGTGTTCTGACAACACGGTGCGCGCCGGACTGACGCCCAAGTACATGGACGTCAACACGCTGTGTGAGATGCTGAACTACAGCCCCGCCCCAGCGAGCGCCAAGATCTTCCCCTCTGTACCCGACCCCTCTGACCCCAACATCCTCCTCTATGACCCCCCCGTCCCTGACTTCACCGTCATGAGGATACAG GTGCCCCCGTCTGTGAAGAGGTACAGTGTGGCTCCGCTGGACTCTGCAGGCCTCCTCCTGGTGGTTGAGGGGGAGGCTACAGCCACTGCAGCGCTCGCTGACATCACCCTGACCAGGGGCACAGTCATCTTCATCTCAGCCAATGAGAGCGTCTCCCTGCACATCACCTCCCAGTTTGGAATGACCATGTTCCGGGCCTGCTGTCTCCTGTAG